Proteins from one Podospora pseudoanserina strain CBS 124.78 chromosome 1, whole genome shotgun sequence genomic window:
- the TIM44 gene encoding protein translocase subunit (BUSCO:EOG09262ESR; EggNog:ENOG503NVA0; COG:U) translates to MSAVGFNNSTSLRACLGPSSFTAAATAAVIMNASRQIQRLSPAAPLRVSGLRNITSNNTVVPAQIRLLSSQTSHIQNGLRRPSTPPSLQQQPLLRSTFLPSSLRLDTSPPSHSRSFHASSRSLQSENAKERKVPVEEKEKEPESKEEGKEETKEEAKEKKEEGEGEESESKKEEKGKKGDAPPPPPHGDKTPWQVFLDTMQSEFKQSKEWNESTKALSAGATEFIESEKVRKAREAYEATTGAVTNTAATVVKTTAGAIGKGAQWTWETRAMKGVRKGANITGEVLDKATKPIRETEAYKNVKDVIDDGSSSRYGGWIEKEERRKRKEALEKLRPQTEIHEEDPNAGTNVTLHKDAAWKEAWRDFRDSNKMMQSVFGLKSVYQESENPLISTARSITDRVAGFFAENETAMVIKKVRTMDPAFQMETFLQELREYILPEVLDAYVKGDVETLKLWLSEAQYSVYEALTKQYLQNGLKSDGRILDIRGVDVLKARMLDPGEIPVFVITCRTQEVHVYRNAKTGKLAAGMEDKVSLVTYAIGITRIPEDVNNPETRGWRLIEMQKSGREWI, encoded by the exons ATGTCGGCTGTCGGCTTCAATAATTCCACTTCTCTTCGCGCCTGTCTAGGGCCGTCCTCtttcacagcagcagcaacagccgcagTAATCATGAACGCCTCCCGGCAGATCCAGAGGCTGTCGCCCGCCGCTCCATTGCGAGTATCGGGCCTCcgcaacatcaccagcaatAATACTGTTGTGCCAGCACAGATTCGCCTTCTCTCCAGTCAGACCTCCCACATCCAGAACGGGCTTCGGCGGCCATCTACCCCTCCTTCgctccagcaacaacccctcctccgatcgaccttcctccccagtTCGCTCAGATTAgacacatcaccaccatcacacagCCGCTCGTTCCACGCCTCTTCCAGATCACTTCAGTCCGAGAACGCCAAGGAACGTAAAGTACCAgtagaagagaaggagaaggagccagagtccaaggaggagggcaaggaggagaccaaggaagaggccaaggagaagaaagaagagggcgagggcgaggagtcagagagcaagaaggaggagaagggaaagaagggcgatgcaccacctcccccaccacatGGCGATAAGACTCCATGGCAGGTGTTCCTGGACACGATGCAGAGCGAATTCAAGCAGTCGAAGGAGTGGAATGAGTCAACCAAGGCCCTGTCCGCTGGCGCCACCGAGTTTATCGAGAGCGAAAAGGTCCGCAAGGCCCGTGAGGCCTACGAGGCCACGACCGGTGCCGTCACCAACACTGCCGCGACCGTTGTCAAAACCACTGCTGGTGCCATCGGCAAGGGTGCTCAGTGGACCTGGGAGACACGTGCCATGAAGGGTGTGAGAAAGGGTGCCAACATTACTGGTGAGGTGCTCGACAAAGCCACCAAGCCAATTCGTGAGACCGAGGCGTACAAGAATGTGAAGGATGTGATCGACGACGGAAGCAGTTCGAGATATGGTGGGTGgatcgagaaggaggagcgCAGGAAGCGGAAAGAGGCTCTAGAGAAGCTCAGGCCACAGACCGAGATCCATGAGGAGGACCCCAA CGCCGGAACCAACGTCACTCTCCACAAGGACGCCGCCTGGAAGGAAGCCTGGCGCGACTTCCGCGACTCCAACAAGATGATGCAGAGCGTCTTCGGCCTGAAATCAGTCTACCAAGAGTCCGAGAACCCCctcatctccaccgcccGCAGCATCACCGACCGCGTCGCCGGCTTCTTCGCCGAGAACGAGACGGCCAtggtcatcaagaaggtccGCACCATGGACCCGGCCTTCCAGATGGAGACCTTCCTCCAGGAACTTCGAGAGTACATCCTCCCCGAAGTCCTCGACGCCTACGTCAAGGGTGACGTCGAGACGCTTAAGCTCTGGCTCTCAGAGGCGCAGTACTCTGTGTACGAGGCCCTGACGAAGCAGTACCTCCAGAACGGCCTCAAGTCTGACGGCCGCATCCTCGATATCCGAGGTGTGGACGTCCTCAAGGCGCGCATGCTCGACCCTGGCGAGATCCCGGTTTTTGTTATTACTTGCCGGACGCAGGAGGTGCATGTGTACCGCAACGCCAAGACGGGCAAGCTCGCGGCGGGCATGGAGGACAAGGTCTCTCTCGTGACGTATGCTATTGGTATCACGAGGATACCTGAGGATGTCAACAACCCAGAGACtagagggtggaggttgatTGAGATGCAAAAGAGCGGGAGGGAGTGGATTTAA
- a CDS encoding hypothetical protein (EggNog:ENOG503Q6UP; COG:S): MPSQPTKSGIVTDEASGERHIPESVRADGSTRKAIKIRPGYRPPEDIEVYKNPAAESFRTRGKGPPPGSEGLKDEPKPAASASANKNAKRREAARNKAQAAEAAGASAKAPEKAPEKAPEPVVEELDSEVEKAKKARNLKKKLRQVKSLQEKQEEGTALLPEQLAKVLKINELIRELDALGFDSEGEPKNKEADPTKDKTADD; the protein is encoded by the coding sequence atgccatcccaacccaccaaaTCCGGTATCGTGACCGACGAGGCCAGCGGCGAGCGCCACATCCCTGAGTCTGTCCGTGCCGATGGTAGCACAAGAAAAGCAATCAAGATCCGCCCCGGCTACCGCCCTCCTGAGGATATCGAAGTCTACAAGAACCCCGCCGCCGAGAGCTTTCGCACGCGCGGCAAGGGCCCCCCTCCCGGCTCGGAAGGCCTGAAGGACGAACCAAAGCCTGCTGCGTCCGCCTCTGCGAATAAGAACGCTAAGCGACGTGAGGCGGCCCGCAACAAGGCTCAAGCTGCAGAGGCTGCCGGTGCTTCGGCGAAGGCCCCCGAGAAGGCCCCCGAGAAGGCCCCCGAGCCTGTAGTGGAAGAGCTCGACTccgaggtggagaaggcgaagaaggctcgcaacctcaagaagaagctcagGCAGGTGAAGAGTCTTCaagagaagcaggaggaaggTACTGCTCTCTTGCCTGAGCAATTGGCGAAGGTCCTCAAGATTAACGAGCTTATTCGCGAGCTTGATGCTTTGGGCTTTGACTCTGAAGGAGagcccaagaacaaggaggcCGATCCcaccaaggacaagaccGCCGACGACTGA
- the QCR9 gene encoding Cytochrome b-c1 complex subunit 9, mitochondrial (EggNog:ENOG503P6WI; COG:S), whose protein sequence is MVRAAPVPREMNNSVLTIAIFRNNATMLGAVFAGAFAFNMGYDTVMNKVWDHHNRGRQWKDIRHKYAESEDDE, encoded by the exons ATGGTGAGAGCTGCCCCCGTACCAAGAGAAATGAACAACTCAGTGCTGACCAT CGCCATCTTCCGCAACAACGCCACCATGCTTGGTGCCGTCTTTGCCGGTGCCTTTGCGTTCAACAT GGGCTACGACACTGTCATGAACAAGGTCTGGGACCACCACAACCGGGGG CGCCAATGGAAGGACATCCGCCACAAGTACGCCGAGTCTGAGGACGACGAGTAA
- a CDS encoding hypothetical protein (BUSCO:EOG092654QZ; COG:J; EggNog:ENOG503P6ZR), translating into MSRFSTPRLMAQGMLRTLTKPRHPAPSAPQWARLFSQSPIVRADNPSSPASQSDAMMTLTRNFMENVADPSKANSSSGDLTQDFNLDPLEEDTELEPYHFHIYSHKHNTHVTLTKPNRDALISLSCGNLGFKHAGRKHYDSAYQLGAYVIDKMNQKGLTKKIHKLEVILRGFGSGREAVVKVLMGNEGKGLRDKIVKVSDSTRIKFGGTRSKKPRRLG; encoded by the coding sequence ATGAGTCGGTTCTCGACGCCCCGCCTCATGGCACAGGGCATGCTTCGGACCTTGACCAAACCTCGACACCCAGCTCCCAGCGCGCCGCAATGGGCTCGCCTCTTCTCCCAGTCGCCCATTGTACGGGCTGATAacccttcttccccggcaTCACAGTCGGACGCCATGATGACCCTTACGAGGAACTTCATGGAGAACGTTGCCGATCCCTCCAaagccaacagcagcagcggagaCCTGACACAGGATTTCAATCTGGATcctttggaggaggataccGAGCTGGAGCCATATCACTTCCACATTTACTCGCACAAGCACAACACACACGTCACTCTCACAAAGCCCAACCGGGACGCCCTCATCTCGCTATCTTGCGGCAACCTCGGTTTCAAGCATGCCGGACGCAAGCACTACGATTCGGCGTACCAGCTGGGAGCATATGTGATCGACAAGATGAACCAGAAGGGTTTGACGAAGAAGATTCACAAGTTGGAGGTTATCCTGCGCGGTTTCGGGTCCGGGAGAGAGGCGGTCGTCAAGGTCCTGATGGGCAACGAAGgcaaggggttgagggataAGATTGTCAAGGTGTCGGATTCGACAAGAATCAAGTTCGGTGGTACCAGAAGCAAAAAACCAAGGAGATTGGGTTAA
- the BCS1 gene encoding Complex III assembly protein translocase and chaperone (COG:O; EggNog:ENOG503NVKH) produces the protein MPAPNSQMPPAVGLPFPPSPQSAQSPPPYSPSAPPSTSPSTAAAPSFLPLDQLFTNPVFAGGLGLASLGAAAAFGRRTLIQGTALLRRQLLVNIEISKRDPSYSWVLAWLAQPRDNSGFIAQRLTRLRSLSVTTTTKSLSKVAGEEGNGRTHADFRVQPGFGHHIVRHKPGVYIAVNREKASTATTATGEPHETLTLTLLWMHRHVLAEVFTQAHELAQSFQQGKTVVYTARNMQWTVLGKPRLKRPLGSVILDEGVKESLVADVKEFMAAQEWYTERGVPYRRGYLLYGPPGTGKTSFIQALAGELDYSVAMINLSEMGMTDDLLAQLLTQLPEKSILLLEDVDAALVNRRQRDPDGYSGRSVTASGLLNALDGLAAGEDRIAFLTTNHIDKLDPALIRPGRVDMMVRIGEASRYQAGQMWDRYYGDVDTDHKGRERFLERLDGLGLFGGDQKDPAVPKRHTSTAAIQGLFQFHKGDMEGAIKMAEHLIPRTYEPEPPTVEGSIKSPA, from the coding sequence ATGCCGGCGCCCAATTCCCAGATGCCGCCCGCGGTGGGCCTGCCGTTCCCGCCATCACCGCAGTCAgcacaatcaccaccaccatatAGCCCCTCagccccgccatcaaccagcccctccaccgcggcggccccctccttcctccccctcgaccagctcttcaccaaccccgtctTCGCAGGCGGTCTCGGCCTCGCCTCCCTAGGCGCAGCCGCCGCCTTTGGCCGCCGCACCCTGATCCAAGGCactgccctcctccgccgccagctcctcgtcaacatcGAGATCTCCAAGCGCGACCCCTCCTACTCCTGGGTTCTGGCCTGGCTGGCCCAACCAAGAGACAACTCGGGCTTCATCGCCCAGCGCCTCACCCGGCTCCGGTCACTGTCtgtaacaacaacaaccaaatccctctccaaagtcgccggcgaagaaggcaaCGGCCGCACCCACGCCGATTTCCGCGTCCAGCCAGGGTTCGGGCACCACATCGTCCGCCACAAGCCAGGGGTGTACATCGCCGTCAACCGCGAGAaagcctccaccgccaccaccgcgaCGGGCGAGCCCCACGAGACGTTGACGCTTACCCTCCTCTGGATGCACCGGCATGTCCTGGCCGAGGTCTTCACCCAGGCTCACGAGCTGGCGCAGTCTTTCCAGCAGGGCAAGACAGTTGTCTACACGGCCCGCAACATGCAGTGGACCGTGCTTGGGAAGCCAAGACTCAAACGCCCTCTCGGGAGCGTCATTCTCGACGAGGGGGTGAAGGAAAGCTTGGTGGCGGATGTGAAGGAGTTTATGGCTGCTCAGGAGTGGTACACGGAGCGGGGTGTCCCCTATCGGCGCGGATATCTGCTTTATGGCCCGCCGGGGACGGGAAAGACGAGTTTTATCCAGGCGCTGGCGGGAGAGCTGGATTACTCGGTTGCCATGATTAATTTGTCCGAGATGGGCATGACGGATGATTTGCTGGCGCAGCTGTTGACGCAGTTGCCCGAGAAGAGtatcttgttgttggaggatgtggatgctGCGTTGGTGAATAGACGGCAGAGGGATCCGGATGGGTATTCTGGGAGGAGTGTTACTGCTTCTGGGTTGTTGAACGCTCTGGACGGCTTGGCGGCGGGCGAGGATAGGATAGCGTTTTTAACGACGAACCACATTGACAAGCTTGATCCGGCGCTGATCAGACCGGGGAGAGTGgacatgatggtgaggattgGGGAGGCGTCGCGGTATCAGGCCGGTCAAATGTGGGATAGGTACTATGGGGATGTTGACACTGACCACAAGGGCAGGGAAAGGTTCTTGGAGAGattggatgggttggggttgtttggtggCGACCAGAAAGATCCTGCTGTTCCTAAAAGACACACGTCTACGGCGGCCATTCAGGGATTGTTCCAGTTCCACAAGGGGGACATGGAAGGGGCGATCAAGATGGCTGAGCACTTGATCCCGAGGACATATGAGCCCGAGCCTCCTACTGTGGAGGGGTCGATTAAATCTCCTGCCTGA
- a CDS encoding hypothetical protein (COG:Q; EggNog:ENOG503P0GZ): protein MADPYDADVPEEESPIFRHLLASLHYGYPAAVFIYYTISSTIAVCTLQTRSTAESKDHPRRRFISWLLMLGILSWFAQLGYLLFVAVAEEKFPPAEQDVIIGLLSCALVFGVQFAGLWEAEKAVVLWPYMGSVGMGMVFEPVLVWLTWKTTVETGGLGFRKIFDFSAAGARWAAFGLVLMFYFEGVWNVKREKATDMERQGLLNKTNGHVNGVESDGEERSQNGYGATSDSSTDASQSPTTDAVESPWERRERQANEAMEKRLKEKGNWVTYAKSFLVFFPYVWPVNHRSLQVRVVLVGVCLLAMNAINVLIPRQMGIIMDSLAGDVDRNPWTEVMIFAGLKLVASEAGLSLLRQWLWIPVEYYSFDAMSTAAYSHVLNLSSDFHDSKSSSDIMMAIQSGQSISNMLESICFQAVPMLIDMTVAFIYLSYTFGPYEGFITIATAAVFLYIATRMISKLKSARRGEVSAWFKEHYVRQAGIQGWSTVTCFNQVGHEEARYSEAVKDRVAKSQKVYFGYVVAYAFQFLVLLSGLLAGAFLAVYQITHGQVTPGKFIMLLTYWAQLVAPLTFFAGLGKTISKDLIHAEQLLEIMQTKPTIKNKEGAPPLYFTGGRVKFENVCFSYDKKKEILRNIDFEATPGMTVAFVGATGAGKSTILKLLDRFYDVTKGSIMIDGQDIRDVDLFSLRGQIGIVPQSPILFDDTIMNNVRYAKLTATDEEVHEACKAASIHEQIMGFSDGYNTRVGERGVKLSGGELQRVAIARAILKRPAIVLLDEATSAVDTETEQKIQEALRTLCKGRTTFIVAHRLSTIMNADRIIVVGGGEIVEQGSHEELILQEDGKYAELWSKQIFVKPKDSKDSTPDGTKSPVKGRKAPNIVNDLSAEATNSVLAKVTNKPSVQTNGDATKDPNSAVNGSVGSENTKPASGAVNGHKKEDTSSSSSRLRLNPGAPTFMPRISTTTPSSPVGRVVDRSFGNDSPRVVPLTTTPAPPPSPVAPLPRGLVPPPGVIPPNHHVQFFATPVVMVPAGAAATPYPLFPPGGGLPLSSSLGVRQTQQQRVGQNVKQQYWGKVPSTVGMMGMGLTTTPRKPRLDWKSISPRTPESDDEEDEDEKGKRTCFDDDEKKGKKGGGDGDDEKEGEVRGYFPFYSRRIQSKSEPSGSGQGISRSPTEVEE from the exons ATGGCGGACCCATACGACGCCGACGTCCCAGAAGAGGAGAGCCCAATattccgccacctcctcgcctcgCTTCACTACGGATACCCAGCCGCTGTCTTCATCTACTACACCATCTCGTCCACCATTGCGGTTTGCACTCTCCAGACCCGGTCCACCGCCGAGTCCAAGGACCATCCCCGTCGCAGGTTCATCTCTtggctgttgatgctgggcaTTCTGAGTTGGTTTGCTCAACTGGGATATCTACTATTTGTGGCGGTTGCCGAAGAGAAGTTCCCCCCGGCGGAGCAGGATGTCATCATCGGCTTGCTGAGCTGCGCGCTGGTGTTTGGGGTGCAGTTTGCGGGGCTTTGGGAGGCGGAAaaggcggtggtgctgtggcCGTATATGGGGAGTGTGGGCATGGGGATGGTTTTTGAACctgttttggtttggttgacTTGGAAGACTACGGTGGAAactggggggttgggattcAGGAAGATTTTTGATTTCTCGGCGGCTGGGGCGAGATGGGCTGCgtttgggttggtgttgatgttttattttgagggggtttggaatgtgaagagggaaaaggcTACTGATATGGAAAGGCAGGGCTTGCTCAACAAGACGAATGGACATGTGAACGGGGTTGAgtcggatggggaggagaggagccAGAATGGGTATGGGGCTACGTCGGATAGTTCTACGGATGCTAGTCAGAGCCCGACTACTGATGCGGTTGAGTCTccgtgggagaggagggagaggcaggCAAATGAggcgatggagaagaggttgaaggagaagggtaACTGGGTTACATACGCGAAGAGTTTCTTG GTTTTCTTCCCTTACGTTTGGCCTGTCAATCATCGATCGCTTCAGGTTCGCgttgttcttgttggtgtttgcttGCTCGCCATGAACGCCATCAATGTTTTGATCCCGCGGCAGATGGGCATCATTATGGACAGTTtggctggtgatgtggaCAGAAACCCCTGGACCGAGGTCATGATATTTGCTGGTCTGAAGCTGGTAGCTTCCGAAGCAGGTCTTTCCCTCTTGCGACAGTGGCTTTGGATTCCGGTTGAGTATTACTCCTTCGATGCTATGAGCACGGCGGCATACTCCCACGTCCTTAACCTCTCGTCCGATTTCCACGATTCGAAGAGTTCTTCCGACATCATGATGGCCATTCAGTCTGGTCAAAGCATCTCCAACATGCTCGAATCGATTTGTTTTCAGGCCGTTCCCATGCTGATCGATATGACGGTCGCCTTCATCTACCTGTCGTATACCTTTGGACCGTACGAAGGCTTCATCACCATTGCTACCGCGGCCGTGTTTCTGTATATTGCCACTCGGATGATTTCGAAGCTCAAGTCTGCGAGGAGAGGTGAGGTCAGCGCCTGGTTCAAGGAACACTATGTCAGACAGGCTGGTATTCAGGGATGGTCAACGGTCACCTGCTTCAACCAAGTTGGACATGAGGAGGCAAGATACTCGGAGGCTGTCAAGGATCGGGTGGCAAAGTCGCAGAAGGTGTACTTTGGCTACGTGGTTGCTTATGCTTTCCAGTTCTTGGTGTTACTGTCGGGTTTGCTTGCTGGTGCTTTTCTGGCGGTTTACCAGATTACACATGGCCAAGTCACACCCGGAAAGTTCATCATGTTGCTGACGTATTGGGCTCAGCTGGTGGCGCCGCTGACCTTCtttgctgggctgggcaAGACGATAAGCAAGGATCTTATTCACGCCGAGCAGCTGTTGGAGATCATGCAGACGAAACCgaccatcaagaacaaggaggGGGCACCGCCACTGTATTTCACCGGCGGGAGGGTCAAGTTTGAGAATGTGTGCTTCTCGtacgacaagaagaaggagatctTGAGGAACATCGACTTTGAGGCCACGCCCGGGATGACGGTTGCTTTTGTTGGGGCAACGGGGGCGGGAAAGTCGACGATTCTGAAGCTGCTGGATCGGTTCTATGATGTGACGAAGGGAAGCATCATGATTGATGGGCAGGATATCAGGGATGTGGATTTGTTCAG CTTGAGAGGACAAATCGGCATTGTCCCGCAAAGCCCGATCCTGTTTGATGACACCATCATGAACAATGTCCGGTATGCGAAGCTCACGGCGACAGATGAGGAGGTCCATGAGGCGTGCAAGGCTGCTAGTATCCATGAACAAATCATGGGATTCTCGGACGGTTACAACACTCGGGTTGGGGAGCGTGGTGTCAAGCTTTCTGGGGGTGAGCTTCAAAGAGTGGCGATTGCAAGGGCCATCTTGAAGAGGCCGGCAATTGTGCTCCTCGATGAGGCTACCAGTGCGGTCGATACCGAGACTGAGCAGAAAATTCAGGAGGCATTGAGAACCCTTTGCAAGGGGAGGACCACTTTTATTGTTGC GCATCGACTTTCCACTATCATGAATGCTGACCGCATTATTGttgttggcggaggagagatTGTCGAACAGGGCAGCCACGAGGAGCTGATCCTGCAAGAGGACGGCAAATATGCCGAGCTCTGGTCGAAGCAAATTTTTGTCAAGCCCAAGGACAGCAAGGATTCGACTCCGGACGGCACCAAGTCCCCGGTCAAGGGACGTAAAGCACCGAATATCGTCAATGACCTGAGCGCTGAAGCTACCAACTCGGTGCTCGCGAAAGTGACAAACAAGCCAAGTGTGCAGACGAATGGAGACGCCACGAAAGATCCGAACAGCGCTGTAAACGGCTCCGTCGGCTCAGAGAACACCAAACCAGCGAGTGGTGCAGTGAACGGGCACAAAAAAGAG GAcacttcgtcgtcgtcgagccGCTTGAGGCTGAACCCTGGTGCTCCGACCTTTATGCCTCGCATTAGCACAACCACTCCGTCTAGCCCTGTTGGAAGGGTAGTGGATCGGTCATTTGGAAACGACAGCCCGCGGGTTGTACCTTTGACTACTACTCctgcaccacctccttcacctgttgccccccttcctcgtGGACTTGTTCCACCGCCTGGGGTCATCCCGCCGAACCACCACGTTCAGTTTTTTGCCACGCCAGTGGTTATGGTTCCTGctggggcggcggcaacGCCGTATCCGCTGTTTCCACCCGGCGGTGGGTTGCCTTTGTCGTCCTCGTTGGGTGTGAGACAaacgcagcagcagagagTAGGGCAGAATGTCAAGCAGCAGTACTGGGGAAAAGTCCCGTCAACCGTGGGAATGATGGGTATGGGATTGACGACAACTCCAAGAAAACCGAGATTAGATTGGAAGTCGATCTCACCGCGGACACCTGAGagtgatgacgaggaggatgaggatgagaagggaaAGCGGACatgttttgatgatgatgagaagaaggggaagaaggggggtggtgatggggatgatgagaaggagggagaagtGAGGGGATACTTCCCGTTTTATTCGAGGAGGATTCAGAGCAAAAGTGAGCCGAGTGGTTCTGGGCAGGGTATCAGTCGGTCTCCTACCGAAGTGGAGGAGTGA